A region of the Styela clava chromosome 1, kaStyClav1.hap1.2, whole genome shotgun sequence genome:
ACTTGTTGATTTCCATACCGTGTAATGAAACTGAGTCACAGTTTTCtaaaaaatgacaatatttCTCGAAGTTGTTAGAATTTCTTAATCTAATTGCAGTATTCGATTTAATACCTCACGAAATGATGTAGCGAGCGAAATGATGTAGTGAGAATAGTGATGTAGATAGACTGACGTCATCATCTGCTAGTTTTCACAACTTCGCCTCAAACGAGCCTATATACAAGCGAGCAGGGGATATGCGAGGGGATGTAGTTTTATATTTAAGAAACTCCAGAGTTTTCCGTTTCGGGATTTCGTAACCAGTTTATTGCACCCTGAGGCATGGTGGTTGAAACCTTACAACCTGCTGACCTGCGATCAGCGGGGATAAAAATTTCATGATGAAATTCCAGTGTGTTTGTGTGTTAACTTCTAGAGGGAAATAGCGTAAACTATTAGCGATAATCATTGCGACCCCGCTGTCGTCCCTGTATCATTTGTCAATAAATTCAAAGTAGAGTCATACCAATGACTCACCGATTGAGGTCCCCTGTCCACCCGGAGTTTTCTTTCTGTTATGAAACCGTCTGCCTGGTCACCAACTCTAGTTACAGATAAGTCCTCCCATTTCATAACCTCGCCAACATTTGCAGGCCAATACTGAGCACATTGTTCCTGGAATTATATCAGAAATTAGCTCATACAGATTATTCATATGAACGTCagtcaaaaagaaaaaattaataagTAAAGTTGAGTTTAAATTTAGCATTCAAGCAAAGATATTTAGATTTATTGTCGCTCCGATGCGCTATGCACAGCCAGTAGCTGTATACTAGTATAAAATTATAGTATTATTAGTTCGCTTATTATTAAATTCAGGGCTGTTTTATTATTGATTTGATCACGAAATTCTTTGTATGTTTTTTGCTTTAATTCGTGAATTTGCGAGTCACCGAAAAAACATGGTGGATCACTTTGTGACCCGACTCGCGGGTCAGTGGTCCACCATCCCTGTTGTGTATAGACGATTGTTCTAAGTTCAAAGGACGTGGTGAAAACACAGTATATACTATGTAGCAAATGGCTTATATATTGCTAGTCCTTTGCCAAGACAAAATTAAAAACGAACTTCTTTTCCTTCTTTGAGTTTTGTCAACATAACGATTGTATTAACGTTGTTATCTAGAACCGATCTCCAGAATAAATCAATGTTTGACGAAGTTGGACCTTGAGATGCGATCATTGGACTTGACTCGTCATAACTCTGCAAAAAAGTTATGCAATTAGATAACAcaaaatactgtatatatacattatatatttttcattcaagtAGTTTTCGTTTGAAACCAAATAAGACTTCGTGCAATAAAGTGAATTTCAATAAGTTTGGATTCCTATAGAATTTTATTTACTATGAGACAACAGAAGTAAAGAAAAATAGTAGCAACAGAAGCACCCCAAAAACTTCGTTTCGGTTAagtataaatttcaattttcttttgtgaAATGACAAGATTAAAACTTGTTTGTGGATGAACTGACTGCTCAGTGTCAAAATATCATGTTTCGCAATATTGTCCAATTTTACAAGTTAAGCTTTGTATCATACCGCTACCCATGAAGCATTCATATAAGGATTCTCATCTTCATCTTGTTGCATAAATATGCTTACCAGTGTGTAATCATCTAAAGACAATTAGGGGTTAAAAAAAGTGTTATTATTCTTGTACCttgctattatttttaattaaataggattaaaatagatGTGTCGAATGAATGTTTTGGTGTGGATATTTGTATAATTATGGCAGTCGAATGGTCGATAATAAAttgactttttcattttttaaacagAGTATCTTCTACGTTCACGCAACCTACATGGAACAGACTTCTTTGATCTGTTCATCTTCTTATTTTTTCCATCGAGCCCGCGTAATTTTGAGTCTTTCATTGGTCCAATTCGGTTTAAATCTTCGAATTCTTTCTTCAATGAAGCTTCGCCATCAGGGGTCCTGAAAGAGAAATTTATTTGACACTCGATATTGTGATAACTAGAGCATGTTCTTTTTGGATTTAGATGAGAATGTTCTTTTTGGATTTAGATGAGAAGGGACAAAAAATACAGTGATCTGTGCTACTGGGAGTCTCGTGATTCCAGTGgtcgtggcgtaacaatttttgcacatgTCTTCCGGCACTCCCActtgactacgtcatccaaaaattacgttaTTTCAACCTGGTCATGTACAGTTTGGCTGGgcatttaaaaaacaacaacgaaACTGAAGCATGCCCCATCAATACGTATGTACGTGCAAACATGTGTAGGCAAACCGTAAAGCCTTAGTGGAGAGTCATTTACCAAGACCGATTATATGAAAAAGGATTAATTTTTCATACTTTAGCTTTTCTAATTTAGCCTTTGCTTCATCAGAAGATAAATCTCTGTCTTCAAACAAGATGGCTTCCAGAACGAGCTTGTGAACGAGAACGTATTGatcctaaataaataataatattattgaacacgaaacggacctatggatcgtttagTAATTGTGCTGTTattgtgaaaaatcgcttttttcttcaaCTACTAGACCAATTCCTTTTAGTAATTCAAGATTGTTGCAGGAACgttattagttttatttatttatttcgaaaaaaatctTGGATCAGTTTTTCCTTTCTacgttttgtgtgatgacgtcatcaaaattgaaaaatgcgCAACGTGCCATGGTTCCGTGATCACATCCCAGTGACCTGCGGTGGTCAGAATACCAGTACTGTAAAAGACTcgatactacttcgttttgacttccgtgtccatatattttagcattgctctcttgttgaaCATCTGATTTATTTCAGGGTGCAGTTGttgaataataaatatcaaGCTAATAAATAGATCTGTtggacatatatataaataaagatatAGCTCACAGAATTTTGCACCATTTCCACTCTTTGTTTTCTCATGTTGAGAACGCAAGCAAAGGCATCAACGGATCTTGTAGACCTGCTTTCATCAAGCAGAATATCAAAACCAATTAATGTCCCTGTTCGTCCTGCACCGGCGCTAGAGAGAAAAGAAAACGGGAGTAATAAAACATTTTGCGATGATTTTTTTGTCGTACATCGTACGTTTTCGATAGATCCTATCTATATCTAACTACATATCAATCCGTATGCCAAAGTAGGAATTTAAGGACCTGATATTTATGTAACTCCCGGGTACTTACCCACGGAAGATTTAATAGAACAATGTGGAACAGAAAGAGTCGATATATTGAGGGATTATATTGGTGTTATTTGCGGGAAGCACATTTTGGGGACCATCTGCCTTTACTCTATCAATACTAACGCAGACGGAGCACACCACCAAATCTTATTTATCTTCATGTAAGTTACACAAATCGATGACCCTAACCCTACATAAAAGCGATACTAATGTCTGACTCTAACATGATCCTAGGAAGTCCGACAGAGTTATTTCAGAGGCATTTCAGTGTAAATGTGGTTTgtgcatatttttaaaaactgataaaaattaTGAACCAAATGATTTTGATGAACCAAAGAATGTGTGTTGCAATACCTGCAATGCACTACAATTGGAGAACCTTTTCCGATTTCTTCATAACTTTTCATCACAGCTCGATGCATTCGTAATAAATCTGAAGTGGTTGCCGGTGCACCATGGTCAGGCCATTTCAGGAATTGATACTGGTGTACATTGAACGTGACATCATGACCCTGAAATAAAGCATTTGATAATGAATGTATAGATAAGCGACCTATGTATAATTTCTTTGAAGTCGTGGCCATACGCCAACGCTGGACGGGTCATGCTCCAGTCAAATTACGGTTAAGATAATAATTCTACTTCCGTCATGTGAGTCATATCAATGCTCAGAGGACAGTACATTGTgcgataaaaataattttaacctTAAAAAGCAGCAGGTTAATCTCAtgtgcaaaaaataaaaattgaagaaaggTGTCGCTGTTTGAAGACCTCATCAGGTCCCTCGCGATTCCTGTCACACAAATagctataataatatattaatttttgtatCGACTTTAGTACACATGCTTTTGTGATACCAAATACGCGATTGACTGGCTGACTGGCGCGCATTTTTCTTACCTCATTACGAGACTTCACAGTAAAACTTCGTTTTATAAACGAGCCGTAGTTGACTTCATGTACATTTTCCACTAGCACGGAACCAAACTTTTGGTTTTTGTTCTCATCAGGCCAATATTTTTCACACTTTTTCTACAAATagaatttaattgtgttcaacataCTTTTCTTGCGTCAACAAGTCTTTTTTGTATTGCACATCGTATCCATATATTGTATTGCATAATTCTATGAATAATTGAGCTGTTATTGGATATTCGAGGTTCATTTTGCGCAATTTTTAGCACTGAATACCATACTGGTGAACATtttgggatttacatattgcCCATTACCCACCTCGGCATAGAATCTTTTGTCATAGAATCTTGACATAGACGTCTCTTGTCAGAATTTTAGTTCAGAAATACAGTTGAAGTCAAATTACCTTCCCAGCCTCTCTTTCCTTTGTCAACATCACGATCAAATAGCATTTATGTTCGATTATCATCTGCCAAAAATCATCGACAGTCGTTGCAAGAGGTCCCTGAGTTGCAATGTATTTACGTCGCTTGGTGTGACCCTTTAGAATGAAATTGAACATCCAATTAAAAGgtcagattcaaatatttttgcgatGAGAATTTTCTTCCATTTTCAGTAACGATTAATAACTGATTTCACGTCTTGTAGAATAAGAAATGATACGAAACGACGCAAAAGTCGACAATATAATTTCCGAGATATAACCTAATGTCAGTATGatttatttgataaataatttaatttgacGTGTTTCAAGtcatatatattagtttaacAAGTATagttttactatatttttagtTGTTCCATCATACATTAACATCTGGCATATCCATTTTCCCCTTAGCAGtgatacattttttttgaaagtatatTGAAGGCTTATACCGCGTACGTAAGCTAATAAATCATAGCTATTTGTTTTATACTTACATCAATATAACAGGCATTTATATATCCCGAACTTTCTGGTGATATTTTCACTCGAGTTTCATCAACTGAAAAAAGGGAAGTTCACAACTGAGTCATTGAAAATCATCACAATCATTGAAATCTCGTTAAGATGTCAAAAATATGATGCTGAGCTTTTTTATTCTTTAACCCCGACCACTCAAAATTTCTTATTGTAGTTTTACTTCAATATACTTTATTACTGAATGAGAAGCATACATGCCGGAGGTCCGATTGAATTTTAATGAACTTTTGTATTCCAATTGTGTTATTTTTGAAGTCGGGTCGAAGTCTTCTAGGTTTGACTTATAAAATCGTTATTACAAGGCGTGAAGGTTATTGAAATTTCAACGATATGGTCAAATTGCACACAGAATCACTCTCACTAATACCACGCATGAGTTTGCCGAGTAAAATATGTCGGGTGTCTATATTCACACTGGACATTCTGGCTTataagttttctaattgaacaccgagattactagcgttactgtacaatgtatcttaatcagttaaagcatatggatactaaacattaatttcatattatgtgatgtatcttttttttcgatctgaaataatgtgtactatgaacaacgctcaaagactaTTGTTTTAACCCTTCTGCCCTACACAACACACCacattaagtaataattacatagtatcggtatcggaatatcggccttgttgtagtatcggcgtatcggtatcggcgtttttagctggtatcggatcggtatcggtatcggcgaaaaaagtggtatcggtacatctctaataacaacaagaagaacgagaatatcggttgaaaaccgaagacttatcgatcgatagttaggggatcccccaaaacagaaactgcagttttgattcatccgctcttgtaacttgcgcactgcgcatcgcacacacacactcggcgggtctcaaaattctctcgctttacaaaaatctagatcactatatcaataattgattgataactcgctaattatacgacataattcgcccaaaatcaataggattctggtccgagataagatgaatgcacatgcaaaatctggagcagattcaatcttgctttcgtgagatatcgcgtgcatctaacagacaaacatacagacatacaaatacctatcaacatacttaccgattaaaatcgataagtaataacaacaacaactacATGATAATAAAAACGAGGTTCATTTCGTGTTGAATAACGTTGGCATGTTGAATAACGTTGGCCGCATAGGGCCCCTGGGAAGGATTCGTGCCGCCCACttaaagtttttatatatataaatacggacgtataaaaatatttaacattaaaatTGCCTGGTAT
Encoded here:
- the LOC120335111 gene encoding receptor-type tyrosine-protein phosphatase alpha-like, producing the protein MPSQTVHDQVEITTPDGEASLKKEFEDLNRIGPMKDSKLRGLDGKNKKMNRSKKSVPYDYTLVSIFMQQDEDENPYMNASWVASYDESSPMIASQGPTSSNIDLFWRSVLDNNVNTIVMLTKLKEGKEEQCAQYWPANVGEVMKWEDLSVTRVGDQADGFITERKLRVDRGPQSKTVTQFHYTVWKSTSCPEDGREIIDLVNKMQKNIRSAGNGVTLVHCSDGIGRTGVFCATVNLIDRLKCENRVDVFRTVKDLRDGRPNMVENLDQYKFCYQAIVEYLRSFDLYSNF